A stretch of the Perca flavescens isolate YP-PL-M2 chromosome 10, PFLA_1.0, whole genome shotgun sequence genome encodes the following:
- the gria2b gene encoding glutamate receptor 2b isoform X2 gives MEKIVNLPVSVLLVLWGCVHGSSPSVQIGGLFPRGADQEYSAFRIGMVQFGTSEFRLTPHIDNLEVANSFAVTNCFCSQFSRGVYAIFGFYDKKSVNTITSFCGTLHVSFITPSFPLDGNQQFIIQMRPDIKGPLLSLIEYYKWDKFAYLYDSDRGLTTLQVVLDTAAERKWQVTAINVGNLKDEKKDEAYRSLFQDLENKKERRVILDCEQDKVKDIMEQVITIGRHVKGYHYIIANLGFIDGDLSKIQYGGANVSGFQIVDFEDPLVSKFDQRWEALEEKEYPGADSKIRYTSALTYDAVQVMTEAFRYLHKQQIEFTRRANNGDCLANPAVPWAQGVEIERALKQVRVEGLTGNIQFDQHGKRVNYSVNIMELKTNGPVKIGYWNEVDRMAVTKSDVFANDTTGMENKTVIVTTILEAPYVMLKKNADLFVDNERYEGYCVDLAAEIAKHCGFKYQLKIVSDGKYGARDAETKIWNGMVGELVYGKADIAVAPLTITLVREEVIDFSKPFMSLGISIMIKKPQKSKPGVFSFLDPLAYEIWMCIVFAYIGVSVVLFLVSRFSPYEWHTEEYEDGQIQTNESTNEFGIFNSLWFSLGAFMRQGCDISPRSLSGRIVGGVWWFFTLIIISSYTANLAAFLTVERMVSPIESAEDLAKQTEIAYGTLDSGSTKEFFRRSKIALFDKMWTYMRSAEPSVFVKTTAEGVLRVRKSKGKYAYLLESTMNEYIEQRKPCDTMKVGGNLDSKGYGIATPKGSSLRTPVNLAVLKLSEQGVLDKLKNKWWYDKGECGAKDSGSKEKTSALSLSNVAGVFYILVGGLGLAMLVALIEFCYKSRAEAKRMKMTFGDAMRNKARLSVTGSTGENGRVMTPEFPKAVHAVPYVRPDMGLNVSLTDLS, from the exons TCTGTTCACAGTTCTCAAGAGGAGTGTACGCCATTTTCGGATTCTACGACAAAAAGTCTGTCAACACCATCACGTCATTTTGTGGGACGCTCCATGTCTCCTTTATTACGCCCAGCTTCCCTCTGGATGGGAATCAGCAGTTTATCATCCAGATGAGACCTGATATCAAGGGGCCCCTCCTCAGCCTAATCGAGTACTACAAGTGGGACAAGTTTGCCTACCTGTACGACAGTGATCGAG GGCTTACGACGCTGCAGGTTGTTTTGgacacagcagcagagaggaagTGGCAAGTGACAGCCATCAATGTGGGAAACCTGAAAGACGAGAAGAAGGATGAGGCCTACCGCTCTCTGTTCCAAGATTTGGAGAACAAGAAAGAAAGGAGAGTGATCCTGGACTGTGAACAGGACAAAGTGAAAGACATCATGGAGCAG GTCATCACAATTGGCAGACATGTTAAAGGCTACCACTACATTATAGCCAATCTG GGTTTCATTGATGGGGATCTATCGAAAATCCAGTATGGAGGTGCAAATGTGTCAGGCTTTCAGATAGTTGATTTTGAAGATCCTTTGGTGTCCAAGTTTGACCAGAGATGGGAGGCCCTAGAAGAAAAGGAGTATCCTGGCGCCGACAGTAAAATAAGG TATACATCAGCATTGACCTACGACGCCGTGCAGGTGATGACGGAGGCCTTTCGCTACCTGCACAAACAGCAAATTGAATTCACCAGGAGGGCCAACAATGGTGACTGCCTGGCCAATCCTGCTGTTCCCTGGGCTCAAGGAGTTGAGATCGAGCGAGCACTGAAACAG GTGCGTGTGGAAGGCCTGACAGGAAACATCCAGTTTGATCAACATGGCAAGAGAGTCAACTACTCAGTGAACATAATGGAATTAAAGACTAATGGTCCTGTAAAG ATTGGATACTGGAATGAAGTTGACAGAATGGCTGTCACTAAATCTGATGTCTTTGCAAATGACACAACAGgaatggaaaacaaaacagttaTTGTCACCACCATCTTG GAAGCTCCATATGTAATGCTGAAAAAGAACGCTGACCTTTTTGTAGACAATGAGCGCTACGAGGGTTACTGTGTAGATCTAGCTGCGGAGATAGCGAAGCACTGCGGCTTCAAATATCAACTGAAAATAGTGTCAGATGGGAAATATGGCGCCAGAGATGCAGAGACCAAAATCTGGAACGGGATGGTTGGAGAGTTAGTTTATGGG AAAGCAGACATTGCAGTGGCTCCTCTGACCATCACTCTGGTACGAGAAGAGGTGATTGACTTCTCCAAACCCTTCATGTCTCTGGGAATCTCTATCATGATAAAGAAGCCTCAGAAATCCAAACCAGGAGTCTTTTCTTTCTTGGACCCGCTGGCCTACGAGATCTGGATGTGTATTGTTTTTGCCTATATCGGTGTGAGCGTGGTGCTGTTCCTCGTCAGCCGCTTCAGCCCGTATGAGTGGCACACTGAAGAGTATGAGGACGGGCAGATCCAGACCAATGAGTCGACAAACGAGTTTGGCATATTCAACAGCCTGTGGTTCTCCCTCGGAGCGTTCATGCGCCAAGGCTGTGACATATCACCTAG ATCTCTGTCTGGGCGCATTGTTGGTGGAGTTTGGTGGTTCTTCACTTTAATCATCATCTCCTCCTACACCGCTAACCTGGCTGCTTTCCTAACTGTTGAGAGGATGGTCTCTCCCATTGAAAGTGCAGAGGACCTTGCAAAACAGACCGAAATAGCCTATGGGACTCTGGACTCTGGCTCTACTAAAGAGTTTTTCAGG CGCTCAAAAATTGCCCTCTTTGACAAAATGTGGACATACATGCGCAGTGCGGAGCCCTCTGTGTTTGTGAAAACCACAGCTGAAGGGGTTCTGAGGGTCCGCAAGTCCAAGGGGAAGTATGCCTACCTGCTGGAGTCCACCATGAATGAGTACATCGAGCAGCGAAAACCCTGCGACACCATGAAGGTGGGAGGCAACCTGGACTCCAAAGGCTACGGGATCGCCACGCCGAAAGGATCCTCATTAAG AACGCCAGTAAACCTTGCGGTATTGAAACTCAGTGAGCAAGGAGTCTTAGACAAGCTGAAAAACAAATGGTGGTACGATAAGGGTGAATGTGGAGCCAAGGACTCTGGAAGTAAG GAGAAGACGAGCGCCCTCAGCCTGAGCAACGTGGCTGGGGTCTTCTACATTCTGGTCGGAGGACTCGGTTTGGCCATGCTGGTGGCCTTGATTGAGTTCTGTTACAAGTCCCGAGCCGAGGCGAAACGAATGAAG ATGACATTTGGGGACGCCATGAGGAACAAAGCAAGACTTTCCGTCACTGGGAGTACTGGGGAGAATGGTCGGGTGATGACTCCAGAGTTTCCTAAAGCTGTCCATGCTGTCCCTTATGTGAGACCTGACATGGGATTAAACGTCAGCCTGACAGATCTGTCCTGA
- the gria2b gene encoding glutamate receptor 2b isoform X1, translated as MEKIVNLPVSVLLVLWGCVHGSSPSVQIGGLFPRGADQEYSAFRIGMVQFGTSEFRLTPHIDNLEVANSFAVTNCFCSQFSRGVYAIFGFYDKKSVNTITSFCGTLHVSFITPSFPLDGNQQFIIQMRPDIKGPLLSLIEYYKWDKFAYLYDSDRGLTTLQVVLDTAAERKWQVTAINVGNLKDEKKDEAYRSLFQDLENKKERRVILDCEQDKVKDIMEQVITIGRHVKGYHYIIANLGFIDGDLSKIQYGGANVSGFQIVDFEDPLVSKFDQRWEALEEKEYPGADSKIRYTSALTYDAVQVMTEAFRYLHKQQIEFTRRANNGDCLANPAVPWAQGVEIERALKQVRVEGLTGNIQFDQHGKRVNYSVNIMELKTNGPVKIGYWNEVDRMAVTKSDVFANDTTGMENKTVIVTTILEAPYVMLKKNADLFVDNERYEGYCVDLAAEIAKHCGFKYQLKIVSDGKYGARDAETKIWNGMVGELVYGKADIAVAPLTITLVREEVIDFSKPFMSLGISIMIKKPQKSKPGVFSFLDPLAYEIWMCIVFAYIGVSVVLFLVSRFSPYEWHTEEYEDGQIQTNESTNEFGIFNSLWFSLGAFMRQGCDISPRSLSGRIVGGVWWFFTLIIISSYTANLAAFLTVERMVSPIESAEDLAKQTEIAYGTLDSGSTKEFFRRSKIALFDKMWTYMRSAEPSVFVKTTAEGVLRVRKSKGKYAYLLESTMNEYIEQRKPCDTMKVGGNLDSKGYGIATPKGSSLRNAVNLAVLKLNEQGLLDKLKNKWWYDKGECGSGGGDSKEKTSALSLSNVAGVFYILVGGLGLAMLVALIEFCYKSRAEAKRMKMTFGDAMRNKARLSVTGSTGENGRVMTPEFPKAVHAVPYVRPDMGLNVSLTDLS; from the exons TCTGTTCACAGTTCTCAAGAGGAGTGTACGCCATTTTCGGATTCTACGACAAAAAGTCTGTCAACACCATCACGTCATTTTGTGGGACGCTCCATGTCTCCTTTATTACGCCCAGCTTCCCTCTGGATGGGAATCAGCAGTTTATCATCCAGATGAGACCTGATATCAAGGGGCCCCTCCTCAGCCTAATCGAGTACTACAAGTGGGACAAGTTTGCCTACCTGTACGACAGTGATCGAG GGCTTACGACGCTGCAGGTTGTTTTGgacacagcagcagagaggaagTGGCAAGTGACAGCCATCAATGTGGGAAACCTGAAAGACGAGAAGAAGGATGAGGCCTACCGCTCTCTGTTCCAAGATTTGGAGAACAAGAAAGAAAGGAGAGTGATCCTGGACTGTGAACAGGACAAAGTGAAAGACATCATGGAGCAG GTCATCACAATTGGCAGACATGTTAAAGGCTACCACTACATTATAGCCAATCTG GGTTTCATTGATGGGGATCTATCGAAAATCCAGTATGGAGGTGCAAATGTGTCAGGCTTTCAGATAGTTGATTTTGAAGATCCTTTGGTGTCCAAGTTTGACCAGAGATGGGAGGCCCTAGAAGAAAAGGAGTATCCTGGCGCCGACAGTAAAATAAGG TATACATCAGCATTGACCTACGACGCCGTGCAGGTGATGACGGAGGCCTTTCGCTACCTGCACAAACAGCAAATTGAATTCACCAGGAGGGCCAACAATGGTGACTGCCTGGCCAATCCTGCTGTTCCCTGGGCTCAAGGAGTTGAGATCGAGCGAGCACTGAAACAG GTGCGTGTGGAAGGCCTGACAGGAAACATCCAGTTTGATCAACATGGCAAGAGAGTCAACTACTCAGTGAACATAATGGAATTAAAGACTAATGGTCCTGTAAAG ATTGGATACTGGAATGAAGTTGACAGAATGGCTGTCACTAAATCTGATGTCTTTGCAAATGACACAACAGgaatggaaaacaaaacagttaTTGTCACCACCATCTTG GAAGCTCCATATGTAATGCTGAAAAAGAACGCTGACCTTTTTGTAGACAATGAGCGCTACGAGGGTTACTGTGTAGATCTAGCTGCGGAGATAGCGAAGCACTGCGGCTTCAAATATCAACTGAAAATAGTGTCAGATGGGAAATATGGCGCCAGAGATGCAGAGACCAAAATCTGGAACGGGATGGTTGGAGAGTTAGTTTATGGG AAAGCAGACATTGCAGTGGCTCCTCTGACCATCACTCTGGTACGAGAAGAGGTGATTGACTTCTCCAAACCCTTCATGTCTCTGGGAATCTCTATCATGATAAAGAAGCCTCAGAAATCCAAACCAGGAGTCTTTTCTTTCTTGGACCCGCTGGCCTACGAGATCTGGATGTGTATTGTTTTTGCCTATATCGGTGTGAGCGTGGTGCTGTTCCTCGTCAGCCGCTTCAGCCCGTATGAGTGGCACACTGAAGAGTATGAGGACGGGCAGATCCAGACCAATGAGTCGACAAACGAGTTTGGCATATTCAACAGCCTGTGGTTCTCCCTCGGAGCGTTCATGCGCCAAGGCTGTGACATATCACCTAG ATCTCTGTCTGGGCGCATTGTTGGTGGAGTTTGGTGGTTCTTCACTTTAATCATCATCTCCTCCTACACCGCTAACCTGGCTGCTTTCCTAACTGTTGAGAGGATGGTCTCTCCCATTGAAAGTGCAGAGGACCTTGCAAAACAGACCGAAATAGCCTATGGGACTCTGGACTCTGGCTCTACTAAAGAGTTTTTCAGG CGCTCAAAAATTGCCCTCTTTGACAAAATGTGGACATACATGCGCAGTGCGGAGCCCTCTGTGTTTGTGAAAACCACAGCTGAAGGGGTTCTGAGGGTCCGCAAGTCCAAGGGGAAGTATGCCTACCTGCTGGAGTCCACCATGAATGAGTACATCGAGCAGCGAAAACCCTGCGACACCATGAAGGTGGGAGGCAACCTGGACTCCAAAGGCTACGGGATCGCCACGCCGAAAGGATCCTCATTAAG AAATGCGGTTAACCTCGCAGTACTAAAACTGAATGAGCAAGGCCTGTTGGACAAATTGAAAAACAAATGGTGGTACGACAAAGGAGAGTGCGGCAGCGGGGGAGGTGATTCCAAG GAGAAGACGAGCGCCCTCAGCCTGAGCAACGTGGCTGGGGTCTTCTACATTCTGGTCGGAGGACTCGGTTTGGCCATGCTGGTGGCCTTGATTGAGTTCTGTTACAAGTCCCGAGCCGAGGCGAAACGAATGAAG ATGACATTTGGGGACGCCATGAGGAACAAAGCAAGACTTTCCGTCACTGGGAGTACTGGGGAGAATGGTCGGGTGATGACTCCAGAGTTTCCTAAAGCTGTCCATGCTGTCCCTTATGTGAGACCTGACATGGGATTAAACGTCAGCCTGACAGATCTGTCCTGA